The Drosophila nasuta strain 15112-1781.00 chromosome 2L, ASM2355853v1, whole genome shotgun sequence genome window below encodes:
- the LOC132791097 gene encoding basigin isoform X3, which translates to MEAKFLAAALSFLSIFLAIYAQSSGPESLVPKYENVEKQMVFYNIRSHLILSCEVKIGNYSDLIWKKNDTLVNDVKTLIGRFRIIKAEGKFVIDKADVIDDGRYSCELNGVSKNITAIAKPIVRVPSNHGVVEGEKLTIPCTAVGSQPRLSWSFGNYTNVTESTGRYILKKDESSNVENSILIIENVTLDDRGDYKCSGHNAAPDDANDTATVRVKGKFAALWPFLGICAEVLILCLIILIYEKRRNKSELEESDTDPQEQKKKRRNYD; encoded by the exons GGCCAGAATCGTTGGTGCCAAAATATGAAAACGTGGAGAAGCAAAtggtattttataatatacgATCGCATCTTATACTCAGCTGTGAGGTAAAAATTGGGAATTATAGTGATCTCATATG gAAAAAGAACGACACTTTGGTGAATGATGTGAAAACTCTGATAGGCCGCTTTAGAATTATCAAGGCTGAAGGAAAGTTCGTGATTGACAAGGCGGATGTTATCGACGATGGTCGTTACAGTTGTGAATTAAATGGCGTATCCAAGAATATAACGGCGATTG CTAAGCCGATTGTTCGAGTGCCTTCAAATCACGGTGTTGTGGAGGGCGAGAAATTGACAATCCCGTGCACAGCGGTCGGTAGTCAACCTAGATTGTCATGGAGCTTTG GCAATTACACAAATGTAACAGAGAGCACAGGTCgttatatactgaaaaaagATGAAAGTTCTAATGTCGAGAATTCAATTCTAATCATTGAGAATGTTACTCTGGACGACAGAGGCGATTACAAGTGCTCAGGCCACAATGCGGCCCCTGACGATGCCAACGATACTGCAACTGTTCGTGTTAAGG GCAAATTCGCAGCCTTGTGGCCTTTCCTGGGCATCTGTGCTGAGGTGCTGATTCTTTGTTTGATCATTCTCATCTATGAGAAGCGACGCAACAAGAGTGAACTGGAGGAGAGTGATACTGATCCCCAAGAACA gaaaaagaaaaggagAAATTATGATTAA
- the LOC132791089 gene encoding protein MON2 homolog: MSFVGGGVVGGGTDVHKFVEALQADFKTLSLETKKKYPQIKEACEEAIAKLATAGSSQQNSVYYTVNQILYPLVQGCETKDLKIIKFCLGMMQRLITQQVVDQKGALYITNALWTLMEHNIEEVKVLQTVTLLLTTNLVVHGDTLAKALVLCFRLHYTKNSTIVNTAGATIRQLVSLVFERVYLEKDSVPGLQQQQQQQQLPDADGSNSSQDGQTFALDAFRLFQDLVQLVNAEQPYWLVGITEMTRPFGLELLEAVLSNFSAVFHENQDFRMLLKERVCALVIKLFSPNVKHRQLPPSSNNGTAAVPAEKPYFPISMRLLRLVAILIQKYHTILVTECEIFLSLIIKFLDPDKPHWQRALALEVIHKLVTRSTLIAFFCLSYDLKNHATHIIHDMIAAMGSYVRYSLINASAVLSNGGGQQLPGGAGQQPSTLAALASGGSNQCGFMFRGAYLPLVATFAPGVSKAVYLELLDKVDAPNIPDSYGISLAYAILLDMTRSIGGVIQRTPELHPTHNTAIVSEEEHKPLCLQLVNSSWSGLLSAFIPLVETSIDEATTENILKAMQNYAALCGMLDQLQPRDAFIMAMCRASFPPHYAMSIFANNSQPDADLRCHTRSGSQDLSSQFINSCSADGGDFRPQIVAVGTPLPSASLPHSVMQAPVMLTNKNLQCMRAILLLAHNNGSILGTSWHIVLQTLQHLVWILGLKPSTGGSLQAMPKPAVDSNVGIQTAVMADLPVLSQMIGQLFESSQYLDDVALHHLIDALCKLSHEAMELAYANREPSLFAVAKLMETGLVNMPRIEVLWRPLTNHLLEVCQHRHIRMREWGVEAITYLVKSALQFKHKQPLKENIELQTMLLSPLSELSTVLHADVRQRQLDCVLQILNTAGEILSFGWPAIIEIIGAVNDHHGEPLIRTAFQCLQLVITDFLTVMPWRCLPLCISTAAKFGSQTQELNISLTAIGLMWNISDFFNQNQDKLMSTQLEDVTILPDFPGTVKMPQFDKLWMCLYAKLGELCVDLRPAVRKSAGQTLFSTIAAHGSLLNPPTWQALVWQVLFPLLDNVRALSSSASNEKVDASGNILIHHSRNTAQKQWAETQVLTLSGVCRVFNTKRELLQMLGDFERAWSLILEFIQNAALSKNGEVSLAALKSLQEIMYHNSTERALKDAQTAQQQDDEIWTIAWNIWLSIGMESTKMSATSRQLSSGGTAGDSQEDFYIPSQAFLTALIQIFPAIFQHIQVRFSASDFDKFCTVLTNAVCIPVQTDAVPYIMSTVSDTLLTPLHDGILECMELIQKEATRADSDPSIRQLIPAIFRQLLIFSKFACAPPTFQQSVEHNKYGKPSAHYANNASIEVVSMNYIPFGEKSISICVKLYQSTATEESVVQEQILHDIVKALRTPLAMKYKCLSSSTWKLAISSLISVLHTGLKVARVKPQHFNSLWDDLADTLDKFLFPVSVCTIEDRGLEEIVLDETIDCQVIELLRDEVLPFAHEMPHQFIMQIVVLLNKGSIHSASDSNICYESDWKLREIFAKTCFETLLQFSLLEDQTSVTASNNNRLNANLLTAAGAGGNVSKDFAGRLAVTALLHRFQEVLKRFNDDERQSGKCPLPRFRLSEISFVLKAIATLVVSMKKAPASKVNKPAWDLLIGLYPYLVDCTTTTSPEVSRSLREALLQYTDLLQAPRTSNDNAIQSNGQQ; encoded by the exons ATGTCATTTGTGGGTGGAGGGGTGGTGGGCGGAGGCACTGATgtgcataaatttgttgaGGCGCTGCAGGCAGATTTTAAGACGCTCTCACTAGAAACAAAGAAGAAGTATCCGCAAATAAAAGAG GCATGCGAGGAGGCGATTGCCAAGCTCGCCACCGCGggcagcagccaacaaaacTCGGTGTATTACACCGTCAATCAGATACTCTATCCGCTTGTTCAGGGCTGCGAAACCAAAGACTTGAAAATCATCAAG TTCTGCCTCGGCATGATGCAACGGCTTATCACCCAGCAAGTGGTGGATCAAAAGGGAGCTCTCTACATTACAAATGCATTGTGGACACTCATGGAGCACAACATCGAAGAGGTCAAGGTGTTGCAGACAGTCACTCTGCTGTTAACCACAAATCTTGTGGTGCATGGCGACACTTTGGCTAAGGCGCTGGTGCTTTGCTTTCGTCTGCACTACACCAAGAATTCCACCATTGTGAATACAGCGGGGGCGACGATAAGACAGTTGGTGTCGCTGGTCTTTGAGCGCGTCTATCTTGAAAAAGATTCGGTGCCCGgcttgcaacaacagcagcagcaacaacagctgccgGATGCCGATGGCTCGAATAGTTCGCAGGATGGCCAAACGTTTGCATTGGATGCATTTCGGCTGTTTCAGGATCTGGTGCAGCTGGTGAATGCCGAGCAGCCTTATTGGCTTGTGGGGATCACTGAGATGACGCGTCCCTTTGGCTTGGAGCTGCTCGAAGCGGTGCTCAGCAACTTTAGCGCTGTGTTTCATGAG AATCAGGATTTTCGCATGCTGTTGAAGGAGCGCGTCTGCGCCTTGGTTATCAAGCTGTTCTCGCCCAATGTCAAACACCGTCAACTACCGCCTTCCAGCAACAACGGCACCGCAGCTGTGCCAGCTGAAAAGCCATACTTCCCCATAAGCATGCGGCTATTGCGTCTGGTGGCGATACTTATACAAAAGTATCACACAATTCTTGTAACGGAATGCGAGATCTTCTTGTCGCTGATCATCAAGTTTCTGGATCCCGATAAGCCGCATTGGCAGCGTGCCTTGGCCTTGGAGGTCATACATAAGTTGGTTACACGCTCCACGCTAATTGCCTTCTTCTGTCTGTCGTACGATCTGAAGAATCATGCCACACACATCATACACGATATGATTGCCGCCATGGGCAGCTATGTGCGCTACTCGTTGATCAATGCGTCCGCTGTCCTGAGCAATGGTGGTGGACAGCAGCTGCCTGGCGGGGCTGGACAACAGCCCAGCACATTGGCAGCGCTGGCAAGTGGTGGTAGTAATCAGTGTGGCTTCATGTTTCGAGGCGCTTATCTGCCACTAGTGGCCACCTTTGCGCCCGGCGTATCCAAGGCGGTTTA TTTGGAGTTGCTGGACAAAGTGGATGCGCCCAATATACCCGATAGTTATGGCATTTCTTTGGCCTATGCCATACTTCTGGACATGACACGTTCCATTGGTGGCGTCATACAGCGCACACCGGAGCTGCATCCCACCCACAATACGGCTATTGTTAGCGAGGAGGAGCACAAGCCGCTCTGTCTGCAGCTGGTGAACTCCAGCTGGTCCGGCCTATTGAGCGCTTTCATTCCACTGGTAGAAACATCGATCGATGAGGCGACCACCGAGAACATACTGAAGGCCATGCAAAACTATGCAGCATTGTGCGGCATGTTGGATCAATTGCAGCCGCGAGATGCTTTCATTATGGCCATGTGTCGTGCCTCTTTTCCGCCACACTACGCCATGTCCATATTTGCCAACAATTCGCAGCCCGATGCGGATTTGCGTT GTCACACGCGCAGCGGCAGCCAGGATCTGAGCAGTCAGTTCATCAACAGCTGCAGCGCAGATGGCGGCGACTTTCGTCCCCAAATTGTGGCAGTTGGCACACCATTGCCCAGCGCCTCGTTGCCACACAGTGTGATGCAGGCACCTGTTATGCTGACCAATAAGAATCTGCAGTGCATGCGTGCGATTTTATTGCTGGCGCACAACAATGGCAGCATCCTGGGCACCTCGTGGCACATTGTGCTGCAAACGCTGCAGCATTTGGTTTGGATACTGGGACTGAAGCCCTCCACGGGCGGCAGTTTGCAGGCGATGCCAAAACCAGCCGTGGATTCCAATGTGGGCATTCAAACGGCAGTGATGGCTGATTTGCCAGTGCTGTCGCAAATGATTGGCCAGCTGTTTGAGTCGAGTCAGTATTTGGACGATGTGGCGCTCCATCATCTGATCGATGCATTGTGCAAGCTCTCGCATGAAGCCATGGAACTGGCCTATGCCAATCGGGAGCCATCGTTGTTTGCGGTGGCGAAGCTCATGGAAACGGGATTGGTGAATATGCCACGAATTGAGGTGTTATGGAGACCGCTTACCAATCATCTGCTGGAGGTGTGCCAGCATCGTCATATACGCATGCGGGAATGGGGCGTGGAGGCCATAACGTATCTGGTGAAGTCTGCGCTGCAATTCAAGCACAAGCAGCCGCTCAAGGAGAATATA GAACTGCAAACTATGTTGCTGAGTCCTCTCTCGGAGCTGTCAACTGTGCTGCATGCGGATGTGCGTCAACGCCAGCTGGATTGCGTGTTGCAGATTCTTAATACAGCCGGAGAGATACTCTCGTTTGGCTGGCCAGCCATCATTGAGATCATTGGCGCTGTAAATGATCATCATGGCGAGCCGTTGATACGCACTGCATTCCAGTGTTTGCAGCTGGTCATCACCGACTTTCTGACCGTAATGCCTTGGCGCTGCCTACCACTTTGCATCAGCACAGCCGCCAAGTTTGGCTCGCAAACGCAGGAGCTGAATATCTCGTTGACAGCCATTGGTCTGATG TGGAATATCTCGGACTTTTTCAATCAAAATCAAGACAAACTTATGTCCACGCAACTGGAAGATGTGACTATATTGCCCGACTTTCCGGGCACCGTTAAAATGCCGCAATTCGACAAGCTGTGGATGTGCTTGTATGCCAAGCTGGGTGAACTCTGCGTGGATCTGCGACCAGCTGTGCGCAAGTCTGCCGGCCAAACTCTGTTCTCCACAATTGCGGCGCATGGCAGTCTGTTGAATCCACCCACATGGCAGGCGCTTGTGTGGCAGGTGCTTTTCCCACTCTTGGACAATGTGCGCGCTCTCAGCAGCTCGGCCAGCAACGAGAAGGTCGATGCTAGTGGTAACATTCTCATCCATCATTCACGCAATACGGCACAGAAGCAATGGGCTGAAACGCAGGTGCTGACGCTCTCTGGCGTCTGTCGAGTGTTTAACACCAAGCGCGAGTTGCTGCAGATGCTGGGCGACTTTGAGCGTGCCTGGTCGTTGATACTTGAGTTCATACAAAATGCGGCACTCAGCAAGAATGGTGAAGTATCCTTGGCGGCACTCAAATCGCTGCAAGAGATCATGTATCACAATAGCACGGAGCGTGCGCTGAAAGATGCACAAACGGCACAGCAGCAGGACGATGAAATCTGGACT ATTGCCTGGAACATTTGGCTAAGCATTGGCATGGAGAGCACTAAGATGTCGGCGACATCAAGACAACTGTCTTCTGGTGGCACCGCTGGCGACAGCCAAGAGGACTTTTACATTCCCAGTCAGGCTTTTCTCACGGCGCTCATACAAATCTTCCCTGCTATCTTCCAGCACATTCAAGTCAG ATTCAGTGCATCCGACTTTGACAAGTTCTGCACGGTGCTAACGAATGCAGTTTGCATTCCCGTGCAAACGGATGCGGTTCCTTACATTATGTCCACGGTGTCCGATACGTTGCTGACGCCCCTGCATGATGGTATATTGGAGTGCATGGAACTGATACAGAAAGAGGCAACGCGAGCAGATTCGGACCCCAGCATACGCCAACTGATACCCGCCATCTTTCGCCAGCTACTGATCTTCAGCAAGTTTGCCTGTGCACCGCCCACTTTTCAGCAGAGCGTCGAGCACAACAAGTATGGCAAACCGAGTGCTCATTATGCCAACAATGCATCCATTGAAGTGGTCAGCATGAATTACATTCCATTCGGCGAGAAGTCCATCAGTATTTGCGTCAAGTTGTATCAGAGCACTGCCACCGAGGAATCGGTGGTGCAGGAGCAGATACTACACGACATTGTCAAGGCGTTGCGCACTCCGCTAGCGATGAAGTACAAGTGTCTGTCGTCGAGCACCTGGAAGCTGGCCATCTCCAGTCTAATCAGTGTGCTGCACACGGGCTTGAAGGTGGCGCGAGTGAAGCCTCAGCATTTCAATAGTCTTTGGGATGATTTGGCTGACACATTGGACAAGTTTCTGTTTCCCGTCAGCGTGTGCACCATCGAGGATCGCGGGCTAGAGGAGATTGTGCTAGATGAGACCATTGATTGCCAAGTGATTGAGTTGCTGCGCGACGAAGTGTTGCCGTTTGCTCACGAAATGCCGCATCagtttattatgcaaattgtggTGCTGCTCAACAAGGGCTCCATACACTCGGCGTCCGACAGCAACATCTGTTATGAATCGGATTGGAAGTTGCGCGAAATCTTTGCCAAAACTTGTTTTGAAACGTTGCTGCAGTTCTCACTTCTGGAGGATCAGACCAGCGTCACAGCCAGCAACAATAATCGCCTTAATGCTAATCTACTAACTGCTGCTGGCGCCGGCGGCAATGTCAGCAAGGATTTTGCCGGCCGCTTGGCGGTCACTGCGTTGCTGCATCGCTTCCAGGAGGTGCTAAAGCGGTTCAATGATGACGAACGCCAGAGTGGCAAGTGTCCGCTGCCCAG ATTCAGGCTGTCGGAAATATCTTTTGTGCTTAAGGCAATCGCAACGCTAGTGGTGTCCATGAAGAAGGCGCCAGCATCCAAAG TCAATAAGCCCGCCTGGGATCTGCTCATAGGACTGTATCCTTATCTGGTGGACTGCACCACAACTACGTCGCCGGAGGTGTCGCGATCGCTACGCGAAGCGCTGCTGCAGTATACGGATCTGTTGCAAGCACCTCGCACCTCCAATGACAATGCAATACAATCGAATGGTCAGCAGTGA